A DNA window from Fragaria vesca subsp. vesca linkage group LG3, FraVesHawaii_1.0, whole genome shotgun sequence contains the following coding sequences:
- the LOC101298777 gene encoding secologanin synthase-like: protein MEVTGASWVALSLVFVSITVRWAWSMLDWLRLKPKKLERCLREQGLQGKSYRFLYGDLKENSILLNQARSKPMKLSASHDIAPRLIPFLDQTIKNYGKNSFVWNGPVPRVTIMNPEDMKDVFTKLDDFRRPPPNPLLKLLTTGVASYEGEKWAKHRKIINPTFHVEKLKIMLPAFHKSCDEMIKEWESLASKEGSSCQLDVWPSLQHLTADVISRTAFGSSYQEGRKIFELLKEQAMLVISSLQSVYIPGWRFLPTKKNNRMKKIDKEVKGLLKGIISEREKTIEAGEATKDDLLGALMESKFKDTQGDGKGGMSSDDVIEECKLFYFAGQETTSVLLVWTMILLGQNQNWQDRERQEVLQVFGSNKPDFDGLTHLKVVTMVLLEVLRLYPALVLVTRTTGRETQLGKLSLPAGVQVSLPTLLIHRDKELWGDDANEFNPERFSEGVSKATKSPISFFPFGGGPRICIGQNFAMLEAKLALSLILQHFHFELSPSYAHAPSSPMIRPQYGAPIILQKR, encoded by the exons ATGGAAGTTACAGGGGCTAGCTGGGTAGCCCTGAGCCTTGTCTTTGTTAGCATAACAGTAAGATGGGCGTGGAGTATGCTGGATTGGTTACGACTGAAGCCGAAGAAGCTAGAAAGATGTTTGAGGGAGCAAGGCCTTCAAGGAAAATCCTACAGGTTCTTGTATGGAGATTTGAAGGAGAACTCTATCCTGCTCAACCAAGCAAGATCCAAACCCATGAAACTCTCCGCCTCCCATGACATAGCTCCACGGCTCATCCCTTTCCTCGACCAAACCATAAAAAATTATG GTAAGAACTCTTTTGTATGGAATGGTCCTGTACCGAGGGTGACCATTATGAATCCTGAAGATATGAAAGATGTCTTCACAAAACTAGATGATTTCCGAAGACCACCACCAAACCCACTTCTGAAGTTGCTAACGACGGGTGTTGCAAGCTACGAAGGGGAGAAATGGGCTAAACACAGGAAGATTATCAATCCAACATTCCATGTCGAGAAATTGAAG ATAATGTTACCCGCCTTCCACAAAAGTTGTGATGAGATGATTAAGGAATGGGAGAGCTTGGCATCCAAAGAGGGCTCATCATGTCAGTTGGATGTTTGGCCATCTTTACAACACTTGACAGCTGATGTGATTTCTCGAACAGCATTTGGAAGTAGCTATCAGGAAGGAAGGAAAATATTTGAACTCCTCAAAGAACAAGCAATGCTTGTAATAAGTTCCTTACAAAGTGTTTACATTCCAGGATGGAG GTTTTTACCGACTAAGAAAAACAATCGGATGAAGAAAATTGACAAAGAGGTAAAAGGTTTACTTAAAGGTATAATAAGTGAAAGAGAGAAGACCATTGAGGCAGGTGAAGCCACTAAAGATGACCTATTAGGTGCGCTTATGGAGTCAAAATTCAAGGACACCCAGGGAGATGGGAAGGGTGGGATGAGTAGTGATGATGTTATTGAGGAATGTAAGCTGTTTTACTTTGCTGGGCAAGAGACCACTTCAGTTTTGCTGGTTTGGACAATGATATTACTTGGTCAAAATCAAAATTGGCAAGATCGAGAAAGACAAGAGGTTTTGCAAGTCTTTGGAAGCAACAAGCCAGACTTTGATGGACTAACTCACCTAAAAGTT GTAACCATGGTTCTACTTGAAGTTCTTCGATTGTACCCTGCGTTGGTTCTGGTGACTCGAACCACCGGCAGAGAAACACAACTCGGGAAGCTCTCACTACCAGCTGGAGTTCAAGTCAGCTTACCAACACTGCTCATTCACCGTGACAAGGAGCTGTGGGGTGATGATGCAAACGAGTTCAATCCTGAGAGGTTTTCGGAAGGAGTTTCCAAGGCAACAAAGAGTCCAATCTCATTCTTCCCTTTCGGAGGCGGTCCTCGAATTTGCATTGGACAAAACTTTGCCATGCTAGAAGCCAAGTTAGCCTTGTCATTGATCTTGCAACACTTCCACTTCGAGCTTTCTCCTTCTTATGCTCATGCTCCTTCCTCACCTATGATTCGGCCACAGTACGGTGCTCCTATCATTTTACAAAAACGTTAA